One Cucurbita pepo subsp. pepo cultivar mu-cu-16 chromosome LG11, ASM280686v2, whole genome shotgun sequence DNA window includes the following coding sequences:
- the LOC111804985 gene encoding protein NRT1/ PTR FAMILY 1.2-like, translated as MEVLEDGEKTGIAVSGSEGAEQASNYTNGGLKTMPFIIVNETFERVASLGLTPNMVFYLRDVFGFQIADASIILSLWSAASNALAIVGAVLADSYLGRFCVIILGSCSSLLGMILLWLTAIIPQLRPASCSPSGILCDSANPYQLAVLFSSLVFISIGAGCIRPCSVAFGADQLTKEEKPNNDSVLDSYFNWYYASIGIATIIALSLIVFIQDQFGWGIGFAVPAVLMLFSVLIFLVGSSLYVKVKPTQSLLTGFLRVIVVAFKNRKLSLPFSNFDQYYLGRDPKCPIPTDSMRCLNKACLIKDGKNNLNPDGSVSNPWNLCSVDQVESLKAFLRIIPMWSTGILMLVCLNQNSFGTIQAKTMNRHITRTFEIPAGSITIFMVLSLFSWIMFYDRILVPLLARHGHAGGLSPKLRIGIGLLLSFFAMAISAGVAYIRRRVAIEQGFEDQPNAVINMSALWMVPQCVVLGVAEALNSVGQVEYFYSQMPKTLSSVAVALYSFEMAVANLVGSIIVQMVNSITGEGNKTSWLDNNVNKGHLDYFYWLCAALALINFFGYLVCCWALGRQHKEPNEMEDFEYRNLPSS; from the exons ATGGAGGTTCTGGAAGATGGGGAGAAGACCGGAATCGCCGTAAGCGGCAGCGAGGGAGCCGAGCAAGCTTCAAATTACACAAATGGTGGTTTGAAAACCATGCCCTTCATAATCG TTAATGAGACATTTGAGAGGGTTGCAAGTTTGGGGCTAACTCCTAACATGGTGTTCTACTTAAGGGACGTTTTCGGATTCCAAATCGCCGATGCTTCTATCATTCTGTCTCTGTGGTCTGCTGCTTCCAATGCTTTAGCCATTGTTGGCGCTGTTCTTGCTGATTCTTACTTGGGGCGTTTCTGTGTTATAATTCTCGGATCCTGCAGTAGCCTTCTT GGGATGATTCTTTTGTGGTTAACAGCAATAATCCCACAACTGAGACCTGCATCTTGTAGCCCCTCTGGTATATTATGCGACTCTGCTAATCCTTACCAGCTCGCTGTCCTGTTCTCTTCGTTGGTGTTCATATCCATTGGAGCTGGTTGCATTAGGCCATGTTCTGTAGCCTTTGGTGCAGACCAACTCACCAAGGAGGAAAAGCCCAACAACGATAGTGTCTTGGATTCCTACTTCAATTGGTATTATGCATCGATTGGAATAGCTACGATTATTGCATTATCTCTAATTGTGTTCATTCAAGATCAATTTGGATGGGGAATTGGATTTGCAGTTCCTGCAGTTCTCATGCTTTTTTCTGTGCTAATATTCCTAGTGGGTTCTTCTCTGTACGTGAAAGTGAAGCCAACACAGAGTTTGTTGACTGGGTTTTTACGAGTAATTGTGGTGGCATTTAAGAACCGAAAATTGTCGCTTCCTTTTAGTAACTTTGATCAGTATTACCTTGGTCGTGATCCGAAGTGTCCCATTCCGACCGATTCGATGAG GTGTCTGAATAAGGCCTGTCTTATAAAAGACGGTAAGAACAATTTAAACCCAGATGGCTCAGTGTCCAATCCATGGAACCTATGTTCTGTGGATCAAGTTGAGTCGCTGAAAGCTTTTCTGCGAATCATCCCAATGTGGTCAACAGGCATTCTCATGCTTGTCTGCTTAAACCAAAATTCATTCGGAACGATCCAAGCCAAGACGATGAACAGACACATAACCCGTACTTTCGAAATCCCTGCAGGATCCATCACCATTTTCATGgtcctttctttattttcatggATCATGTTCTATGACAGAATACTTGTGCCTTTACTTGCAAGACATGGCCATGCTGGTGGACTCAGTCCCAAATTAAGAATTGGAATCGGTCTGCTTCTCTCGTTCTTCGCAATGGCGATTTCAGCAGGCGTTGCATATATAAGGCGTCGAGTTGCCATAGAACAAGGCTTTGAAGACCAACCCAATGCTGTCATTAACATGTCAGCTCTATGGATGGTGCCTCAATGTGTAGTCCTGGGAGTTGCTGAAGCTTTGAACTCGGTCGGACAGGTCGAGTATTTCTACTCGCAGATGCCGAAGACGTTGTCGAGTGTCGCGGTTGCTCTATACTCTTTTGAGATGGCTGTAGCTAACTTGGTGGGAAGCATCATTGTGCAGATGGTAAATAGCATAACAGGAGAAGGAAATAAGACAAGCTGGTTGGATAACAATGTCAACAAGGGTCACTTGGACTACTTTTACTGGCTATGTGCTGCATTGGCTTTGATAAACTTTTTTGGATATCTTGTTTGTTGTTGGGCTCTTGGGAGACAACACAAGGAACCAAATGAGATGGAAGACTTTGAATATAGGAACTTGCCTTCATCATAA
- the LOC111805734 gene encoding protein EMBRYONIC FLOWER 1-like isoform X2, translating to MHGYVSDMHKKDLKMCLPFADIDDLRKMDERILSVPPVYDSSFDEQRGERRWQESSDMAADQGFIFDGCRDVISGRTMAVALISQTEPGCASPEVHDIEPEKSLAAHLNGHLNIDQEHHTAKLQETGDASMESFESKVSSSESAESVGNSLHRRRYQGTSRRRRAPKFRLLTELLAESENKKAKQPESSPSNVTAKASRQAAPKSVKPSRTSKYAADRAAILAHDNEFSSRNSRSTSLNAMESKSSTSMNPNSSKESLNNYANLQRNHKRIRRGRRRGENEQPSDRGSSDDIPMEIVELMAKNQYERRISDAENHMLWHNASIHSQEESSNGYDIQSSEGFIDHLPVSEQNKEQACSWSSFEAHSHKLAESSFPSRPNVVERHQDRVDSNELYSDETISAMHLLSLMDARTPSNAPFQLSTGFETDTNFSGRAVSKSRNGSKMKCSAPSASSNDRKPLTGTPKNKTSISETETCSVNKNPADFSFSEAENTYMIGGRSPVSKNRSSSVRSDDRSKRPRIV from the exons ATGCA TGGTTATGTATCTGATATGCACAAAAAGGATTTGAAGATGTGTTTGCCATTTGCTGATATTGATGATCTTCGTAAGATGGATGAACGTATACTCTCGGTCCCGCCGGTGTATGATTCGAGTTTCGACGAGCAGCGAGGTGAAAGACGTTGGCAAGAGAGTTCTGATATGGCTGCAGATCAAGGTTTTATCTTTGATGGCTGTCGAGATGTAATCAGTGGAAGAACAATGGCTG TTGCTCTGATATCACAAACCGAGCCAGGTTGTGCAAGTCCTGAAGTTCATGATATTGAGCCTGAGAAAAGCCTTGCAGCTCATCTAAATGGACACTTAAACATAGACCAAGAACATCATACTGCTAAACTTCAAGAAACTGGAGATGCTTCCATGGAATCCTTTGAAAGCAAAGTTTCATCATCCGAAAGTGCTGAATCAGTCGGAAACAGTCTTCATCGTCGTCGTTATCAAGGAACGTCGCGTCGTCGACGAGCCCCAAAGTTTCGTCTATTGACCGAATTGCTAGCAGAAAGTGAAAACAAGAAAGCTAAACAACCTGAAAGTTCTCCATCCAATGTCACTGCCAAGGCATCACGGCAGGCAGCTCCGAAGTCCGTAAAGCCATCTCGAACAAGTAAGTATGCAGCCGATCGTGCTGCTATCTTAGCACACGACAACGAGTTTTCGAGCCGAAATTCACGGTCGACGTCGTTGAATGCCATGGAATCTAAATCTAGTACATCTATGAATCCAAATTCAAGCAAGGAGTCTCTCAATAACTATGCCAATCTACAAAGGAACCACAAACGAATCCGTCGTGGTCGTCGTCGAGGAGAAAATGAGCAGCCATCTGACCGTGGGTCGTCCGATGACATCCCGATGGAAATCGTCGAACTAATGGCGAAGAATCAATACGAAAGACGTATTTCTGATGCAGAGAATCATATGCTTTGGCATAATGCTTCTATTCATTCTCAAGAGGAATCATCAAATGGTTATGATATACAATCTTCTGAAGGATTCATAGATCATTTACCTGTTTCAGAacagaacaaagaacaagCTTGTTCATGGTCTTCTTTTGAAGCACATAGCCACAAACTTGCAGAGAGTTCATTTCCTAGCCGTCCTAACGTGGTTGAGCGTCATCAAGATCGTGTCGATTCGAACGAGTTGTACTCGGACGAAACCATATCAGCAATGCACTTGCTTAGCCTCATGGATGCCAGGACTCCATCTAATGCACCCTTCCAGCTTAGTACAGGATTTGAAACCGATACCAATTTCTCCGGTCGGGCTGTCTCTAAGTCTCGAAATGGATCGAAAATGAAATGCTCAGCTCCATCTGCGTCGAGCAACGACCGAAAGCCGTTAACAGGAACTCCGAAGAACAAGACAAGCATTTCTGAGACTGAAACATGTAGTGTCAACAAAAATCCTGCAGATTTTAGCTTTTCTGAAGCAGAAAATACATACATGATTGGAGGTAGAAGTCCTGTTTCTAAGAACAGATCTAGCTCTGTTCGTTCCGATGATCGGTCGAAACGGCCGAGGATCGTGTAG
- the LOC111805734 gene encoding protein EMBRYONIC FLOWER 1-like isoform X1, with translation MHGYVSDMHKKDLKMCLPFADIDDLRKMDERILSVPPVYDSSFDEQRGERRWQESSDMAADQGFIFDGCRDVISGRTMAGYASNSSCDRKGKKLEVADNCNVALISQTEPGCASPEVHDIEPEKSLAAHLNGHLNIDQEHHTAKLQETGDASMESFESKVSSSESAESVGNSLHRRRYQGTSRRRRAPKFRLLTELLAESENKKAKQPESSPSNVTAKASRQAAPKSVKPSRTSKYAADRAAILAHDNEFSSRNSRSTSLNAMESKSSTSMNPNSSKESLNNYANLQRNHKRIRRGRRRGENEQPSDRGSSDDIPMEIVELMAKNQYERRISDAENHMLWHNASIHSQEESSNGYDIQSSEGFIDHLPVSEQNKEQACSWSSFEAHSHKLAESSFPSRPNVVERHQDRVDSNELYSDETISAMHLLSLMDARTPSNAPFQLSTGFETDTNFSGRAVSKSRNGSKMKCSAPSASSNDRKPLTGTPKNKTSISETETCSVNKNPADFSFSEAENTYMIGGRSPVSKNRSSSVRSDDRSKRPRIV, from the exons ATGCA TGGTTATGTATCTGATATGCACAAAAAGGATTTGAAGATGTGTTTGCCATTTGCTGATATTGATGATCTTCGTAAGATGGATGAACGTATACTCTCGGTCCCGCCGGTGTATGATTCGAGTTTCGACGAGCAGCGAGGTGAAAGACGTTGGCAAGAGAGTTCTGATATGGCTGCAGATCAAGGTTTTATCTTTGATGGCTGTCGAGATGTAATCAGTGGAAGAACAATGGCTGGTTATGCTTCTAATTCCAGTTGTGATCGGAAGGGAAAGAAACTTGAAGTTGCAGATAACTGTAATG TTGCTCTGATATCACAAACCGAGCCAGGTTGTGCAAGTCCTGAAGTTCATGATATTGAGCCTGAGAAAAGCCTTGCAGCTCATCTAAATGGACACTTAAACATAGACCAAGAACATCATACTGCTAAACTTCAAGAAACTGGAGATGCTTCCATGGAATCCTTTGAAAGCAAAGTTTCATCATCCGAAAGTGCTGAATCAGTCGGAAACAGTCTTCATCGTCGTCGTTATCAAGGAACGTCGCGTCGTCGACGAGCCCCAAAGTTTCGTCTATTGACCGAATTGCTAGCAGAAAGTGAAAACAAGAAAGCTAAACAACCTGAAAGTTCTCCATCCAATGTCACTGCCAAGGCATCACGGCAGGCAGCTCCGAAGTCCGTAAAGCCATCTCGAACAAGTAAGTATGCAGCCGATCGTGCTGCTATCTTAGCACACGACAACGAGTTTTCGAGCCGAAATTCACGGTCGACGTCGTTGAATGCCATGGAATCTAAATCTAGTACATCTATGAATCCAAATTCAAGCAAGGAGTCTCTCAATAACTATGCCAATCTACAAAGGAACCACAAACGAATCCGTCGTGGTCGTCGTCGAGGAGAAAATGAGCAGCCATCTGACCGTGGGTCGTCCGATGACATCCCGATGGAAATCGTCGAACTAATGGCGAAGAATCAATACGAAAGACGTATTTCTGATGCAGAGAATCATATGCTTTGGCATAATGCTTCTATTCATTCTCAAGAGGAATCATCAAATGGTTATGATATACAATCTTCTGAAGGATTCATAGATCATTTACCTGTTTCAGAacagaacaaagaacaagCTTGTTCATGGTCTTCTTTTGAAGCACATAGCCACAAACTTGCAGAGAGTTCATTTCCTAGCCGTCCTAACGTGGTTGAGCGTCATCAAGATCGTGTCGATTCGAACGAGTTGTACTCGGACGAAACCATATCAGCAATGCACTTGCTTAGCCTCATGGATGCCAGGACTCCATCTAATGCACCCTTCCAGCTTAGTACAGGATTTGAAACCGATACCAATTTCTCCGGTCGGGCTGTCTCTAAGTCTCGAAATGGATCGAAAATGAAATGCTCAGCTCCATCTGCGTCGAGCAACGACCGAAAGCCGTTAACAGGAACTCCGAAGAACAAGACAAGCATTTCTGAGACTGAAACATGTAGTGTCAACAAAAATCCTGCAGATTTTAGCTTTTCTGAAGCAGAAAATACATACATGATTGGAGGTAGAAGTCCTGTTTCTAAGAACAGATCTAGCTCTGTTCGTTCCGATGATCGGTCGAAACGGCCGAGGATCGTGTAG
- the LOC111805734 gene encoding protein EMBRYONIC FLOWER 1-like isoform X3 encodes MCLPFADIDDLRKMDERILSVPPVYDSSFDEQRGERRWQESSDMAADQGFIFDGCRDVISGRTMAVALISQTEPGCASPEVHDIEPEKSLAAHLNGHLNIDQEHHTAKLQETGDASMESFESKVSSSESAESVGNSLHRRRYQGTSRRRRAPKFRLLTELLAESENKKAKQPESSPSNVTAKASRQAAPKSVKPSRTSKYAADRAAILAHDNEFSSRNSRSTSLNAMESKSSTSMNPNSSKESLNNYANLQRNHKRIRRGRRRGENEQPSDRGSSDDIPMEIVELMAKNQYERRISDAENHMLWHNASIHSQEESSNGYDIQSSEGFIDHLPVSEQNKEQACSWSSFEAHSHKLAESSFPSRPNVVERHQDRVDSNELYSDETISAMHLLSLMDARTPSNAPFQLSTGFETDTNFSGRAVSKSRNGSKMKCSAPSASSNDRKPLTGTPKNKTSISETETCSVNKNPADFSFSEAENTYMIGGRSPVSKNRSSSVRSDDRSKRPRIV; translated from the exons ATGTGTTTGCCATTTGCTGATATTGATGATCTTCGTAAGATGGATGAACGTATACTCTCGGTCCCGCCGGTGTATGATTCGAGTTTCGACGAGCAGCGAGGTGAAAGACGTTGGCAAGAGAGTTCTGATATGGCTGCAGATCAAGGTTTTATCTTTGATGGCTGTCGAGATGTAATCAGTGGAAGAACAATGGCTG TTGCTCTGATATCACAAACCGAGCCAGGTTGTGCAAGTCCTGAAGTTCATGATATTGAGCCTGAGAAAAGCCTTGCAGCTCATCTAAATGGACACTTAAACATAGACCAAGAACATCATACTGCTAAACTTCAAGAAACTGGAGATGCTTCCATGGAATCCTTTGAAAGCAAAGTTTCATCATCCGAAAGTGCTGAATCAGTCGGAAACAGTCTTCATCGTCGTCGTTATCAAGGAACGTCGCGTCGTCGACGAGCCCCAAAGTTTCGTCTATTGACCGAATTGCTAGCAGAAAGTGAAAACAAGAAAGCTAAACAACCTGAAAGTTCTCCATCCAATGTCACTGCCAAGGCATCACGGCAGGCAGCTCCGAAGTCCGTAAAGCCATCTCGAACAAGTAAGTATGCAGCCGATCGTGCTGCTATCTTAGCACACGACAACGAGTTTTCGAGCCGAAATTCACGGTCGACGTCGTTGAATGCCATGGAATCTAAATCTAGTACATCTATGAATCCAAATTCAAGCAAGGAGTCTCTCAATAACTATGCCAATCTACAAAGGAACCACAAACGAATCCGTCGTGGTCGTCGTCGAGGAGAAAATGAGCAGCCATCTGACCGTGGGTCGTCCGATGACATCCCGATGGAAATCGTCGAACTAATGGCGAAGAATCAATACGAAAGACGTATTTCTGATGCAGAGAATCATATGCTTTGGCATAATGCTTCTATTCATTCTCAAGAGGAATCATCAAATGGTTATGATATACAATCTTCTGAAGGATTCATAGATCATTTACCTGTTTCAGAacagaacaaagaacaagCTTGTTCATGGTCTTCTTTTGAAGCACATAGCCACAAACTTGCAGAGAGTTCATTTCCTAGCCGTCCTAACGTGGTTGAGCGTCATCAAGATCGTGTCGATTCGAACGAGTTGTACTCGGACGAAACCATATCAGCAATGCACTTGCTTAGCCTCATGGATGCCAGGACTCCATCTAATGCACCCTTCCAGCTTAGTACAGGATTTGAAACCGATACCAATTTCTCCGGTCGGGCTGTCTCTAAGTCTCGAAATGGATCGAAAATGAAATGCTCAGCTCCATCTGCGTCGAGCAACGACCGAAAGCCGTTAACAGGAACTCCGAAGAACAAGACAAGCATTTCTGAGACTGAAACATGTAGTGTCAACAAAAATCCTGCAGATTTTAGCTTTTCTGAAGCAGAAAATACATACATGATTGGAGGTAGAAGTCCTGTTTCTAAGAACAGATCTAGCTCTGTTCGTTCCGATGATCGGTCGAAACGGCCGAGGATCGTGTAG
- the LOC111804967 gene encoding protein PEROXIN-4-like, with translation MQASRARLFKEYKEVQREKVADPDIQLVCDDSNIFKWIALIKGPSETPFEGGVFQLALSVPEQYPLQPPQVRFLTKIFHPNVHFKTGEICLDILKNAWSPAWTLQSVCRAIIALMAHPEPDSPLNCDSGNLLRSGDVRGYQSMARMYTRLAAMPKKG, from the exons ATGCAG GCGTCAAGAGCAAGGTTGTTCAAGGAGTACAAAGAGGTTCAAAGAGAAAAGGTAGCAGATCCAGATATTCAGTTGGTTTGTGACGattccaatatttttaaatggataGCGCTAATCAAG GGACCATCTGAGACTCCTTTTGAAGGTGGTGTCTTCCAGCTTGCCTTATCCGTACCTGAGCAATACCCTTTGCAACCTCCTCAAGTGCGGTTCTTAACGAAAATTTTCCATCCAAATGTTCATTTTAAG ACGGGTGAGATCTGCCTAGACATATTGAAGAACGCATGGAGCCCAGCATGGACTCTGCAATCTGTTTGTAGGGCTATAATCGCTTTGATGGCTCATCCCGAACCTGATAGCCCGCTAAACTGCGATTCTG GAAATCTTCTGCGTTCGGGCGATGTCCGAGGTTATCAATCAATGGCAAGGATGTACACAAGGCTGGCTGCCATGCCCAAAAAGGGCTGA
- the LOC111805411 gene encoding TOM1-like protein 9, with protein MVNSVVARATSDMLIGPDWAMNIEICDMLNHDPGQARDVVKGIKKRLGSKNAKVQLLALTLLETIIKNCGDIVHMHVAEKGLLHEMVKMVKKKPDFRVKEKILTLIDTWQEAFGGARARYPQYYAAYHELLRAGAVFPQRSESSGPVFTPPQTQPLSSFPPSLRNPDRNQQDDAETSTESEFPTLSLTEIQNARGIMDVLSEMVNALEPGNKEAIRQEVIVDLVEQCRTYKQRVVHLVNSTADESLLCQGLALNDDLQRLLARHESISSGKPVAQNPKSGSATAHVGGDQPLIDTGDNSKQPETKAASNAGEGSQILNQGLLPAPASTNGPAPPGRVEPSVDLLSGDFNSPKAETSLALVPVGEQQPNNPPASDQNALVLFDMFSDGNNASNPANPPPISPGGQSPHPHASQFQQQQQQQQQQQPNVHSPQTGFYPNGNVTNMGSPNYEQSMYMQGPGSPWNGPIPQQQQQQLQQPPSPGYGSQTTGALPPPPWEAQSPDGGSPVSGSHYSQPMQVTTQVIVSHGLGGHPQGPQSMGNEVVGIGMYIQSMTSGQMSNVTSHVNPSHQLLHPQQIPGMQNMVMAMPPQHPQANQMTQPYYPQQQMYGNHNNQYNNPGYGYGHGQSQVPQYLEQQMYGLSVGDDMSMSSSSSQTSALSYVPPMKPVTKPEDKLFGDLVDIAKFKPATSAPGRAGSM; from the exons ATGGTGAATTCTGTGGTGGCGCGTGCTACGAGCGATATGTTGATTGGTCCAGATTGGGCTATGAACATCGAGATCTGTGATATGCTGAACCATGACCCTGG GCAAGCGAGGGATGTTGTTAAAGGTATAAAGAAGCGCCTTGGAAGCAAGAACGCAAAAGTTCAACTTCTTGCCCTGACG CTGTTGGAAACAATCATTAAGAATTGTGGGGACATTGTTCATATGCATGTGGCAGAGAAGGGTCTTCTTCATGAGATGGTAAAAATGGTGAAGAAGAAG CCTGATTTTCGCGTCAAAGAGAAGATATTGACTCTGATAGATACTTGGCAAGAAGCTTTTGGAGGAGCTAGGGCGAGATATCCACAATATTATGCTGCATACCATGAATTGTTG CGTGCTGGGGCAGTTTTCCCCCAGAGATCTGAGAGCTCTGGGCCTGTATTCACCCCCCCACAAACACAACCGTTGTCATCTTTTCCTCCTAGTCTGCGGAACCCCGATCGTAATCAGCAAGATGATGCTGAGACCTCAACGGAGTCCGAGTTTCCGACCTTGAG CCTGACTGAAATTCAAAATGCCCGTGGCATTATGGATGTCCTTTCAGAAATGGTTAATGCATTAGAACCAGGGAATAAAGAG GCTATCAGGCAGGAGGTTATTGTTGACTTGGTTGAACAGTGCCGTACTTACAAGCAGAGGGTGGTTCACCTTGTTAACTCAACCGC AGATGAGTCACTACTTTGCCAAGGACTTGCACTTAATGATGATCTTCAGAGGCTACTTGCGAGGCATGAATCGATTTCTTCTGGGAAACCTGTTGCTCAGAACCCAAAGTCTGGATCTGCTACAGCACACGTTGGTGGAGACCAGCCCCTTATTGACACCGGAGATAACAGCAAACAGCCTGAGACAAA AGCTGCCTCAAATGCCGGTGAAGGTTCTCAAATCCTGAACCAGGGGTTGCTTCCGGCACCTGCTTCAACTAATGGTCCAGCTCCTCCAGGTAGGGTTGAACCCAGTGTGGACCTGCTAAGCGGTGACTTCAATTCACCAAAGGCAGAGACTTCATTGGCTCTTGTTCCTGTTGGAGAGCAACAACCTAATAATCCTCCTGCATCCGATCAAAATGCTCTTGTTCTTTTTGACATGTTCTCTGATGGTAACAATGCCTCTAATCCTGCAAATCCCCCTCCTATCAGTCCCGGTGGGCAATCCCCCCACCCACATGCTTCCCAATTtcaacagcaacagcaacagcagcagcagcagcagccaaATGTTCACTCCCCGCAGACTGGATTTTATCCAAATGGGAACGTTACGAACATGGGTTCGCCTAATTATGAGCAATCGATGTACATGCAGGGCCCAGGTTCTCCCTGGAATGGTCCAATtcctcagcagcagcagcagcaactgCAGCAGCCCCCTTCACCTGGCTATG GTTCGCAAACAACCGGTGCATTGCCACCTCCTCCCTGGGAAGCTCAGTCTCCTGATGGTGGCAGCCCAGTATCAGGTTCTCATTACTCTCAACCAATGCAGGTTACTACTCAGGTTATTGTCTCACACGGACTCGGTGGACATCCCCAGGGACCTCAATCCATGGGGAACGAGGTTGTAGGCATAGGTATGTACATCCAGTCCATGACGAGTGGTCAAATGTCTAACGTCACTAGCCATGTTAATCCGAGCCATCAGTTGTTGCACCCACAGCAGATCCCAGGCATGCAAAATATGGTCATGGCAATGCCTCCACAGCATCCGCAAGCTAACCAGATGACACAACCTTATTACCCTCAACAGCAGATGTATGGCAACCACAACAACCAATACAACAACCCTGGCTATGGCTATGGTCATGGTCAATCACAAGTGCCCCAATATCTTGAGCAGCAAATGTATGGCCTATCAGTTGGAGACGACATGAGTATGAGCAGTTCGTCTTCTCAGACTTCTGCTTTATCCTATGTGCCTCCCATGAAGCCGGTCACTAAGCCAGAGGACAAACTTTTCGGGGATCTCGTCGACATTGCGAAATTCAAACCCGCGACGTCCGCTCCTGGCAGAGCTGGTAGCATGTGA
- the LOC111806085 gene encoding uncharacterized protein LOC111806085: MAIIGDALRQAFMPKHEYENLREEEKAWGKIQKPLVMAFVVLIGFAIIVCTTISLKIVFPGDIGNRPFCSDRRLQPLPMNGKGGDSDHFVGAFYLTNQEIVDYFWMLVFIPSAFAFLASVVYLIAGIAVAYSAPTRHGCLKVVENSYCASRRGGVRCLTILNVIFAIIFGLLALFLGSSLLTLGGSCSVPLFWCYEISSWGLVILYGGTAFFLRRKAATILGEGDLGGRNLGLEMLVANPLEISPDVERRVNEGFKAWMGSSLLSSDEEDEPDSYDEVASHMNHANSNRHIV, translated from the exons ATGGCAATTATTGGAGACGCGCTTCGCCAGGCGTTCATGCCGAAGCACGAGTATGAGAATCTTCGCGAAGAAGAAAAAGCTTGGGGCAAGATTCAGAAACCGCTGGTAATGGCTTTTGTGGTTTTGATAGGGTTCGCAATCATTGTATGCACTACCATCAGTTTGAAAATAGTCTTCCCCGGCGACATTGGAAATAGACCGTTCTGCAGTGACAGGAGGCTTCAGCCTCTCCCTATGAACGGGAAAGGAGGCGATTCTGATCATTTTGTTGGAGCTTTTTACCTTACCAATCAAGAAATCGTGGACTATTTTTGGATGCTCGTGTTCATCCCCTCAGCATTCGCATTTCTTGCATCGGTTGTCTATCTTATTGCAG GCATAGCTGTTGCTTATTCTGCTCCAACTAGACACGGTTGCTTGAAGGTAGTTGAGAATAGCTACTGTGCATCGAGGAGAG GTGGCGTTCGCTGTCTTACCATCCTAAATGTTATTTTCGCCATCATATTTGGCCTCTTGGCACTATTTCTTGGTTCAAGTCTTCTCACCTTGGGTGGCAGCTGCTCTGTGCCCCTGTTTTGGTGCTATGAGATCTCATCATGGGGTCTAGTTATTCTCTATGGAGGAACTGCCTTTTTCTTAAGACGAAAAGCAGCTACAATTCTCGGCGAGGGAGACCTCGGTGGAAGAAACCTCGGCCTGGAAATGTTGGTAGCAAATCCTTTGGAAATCTCCCCGGATGTCGAAAGGCGTGTCAATGAAGGATTCAAAGCTTGGATGGGATCTTCTCTCTTATCCtctgatgaagaagatgaaccCGATAGCTACGATGAAGTAGCATCCCATATGAACCATGCTAACTCAAACAGGCACATTGTGTGA
- the LOC111805496 gene encoding uncharacterized protein LOC111805496 yields the protein MWLFVGGVRCLTILNVIFAIIFGLLALFLGSSLLTLGGSCSVPLFWCYEISSWGLVILYGGTAFFLRRKAATILGEGDLGGRNLGLEMLVANPLEISPDVERRVNEGFKAWMGSSLLSSDEEDEPDSYDEVASHMNHANSNRHIV from the coding sequence atgtgGCTATTTGTAGGTGGCGTTCGCTGTCTTACCATCCTAAATGTTATTTTCGCCATCATATTTGGCCTCTTGGCACTATTTCTTGGTTCAAGTCTTCTCACCTTGGGTGGCAGCTGCTCTGTGCCCCTGTTTTGGTGCTATGAGATCTCATCATGGGGTCTAGTTATTCTCTATGGAGGAACTGCCTTTTTCTTAAGACGAAAAGCAGCTACAATTCTCGGCGAGGGAGACCTCGGTGGAAGAAACCTCGGCCTGGAAATGTTGGTAGCAAATCCTTTGGAAATCTCCCCGGATGTCGAAAGGCGTGTCAATGAAGGATTCAAAGCTTGGATGGGATCTTCTCTCTTATCCtctgatgaagaagatgaaccCGATAGCTACGATGAAGTAGCATCCCATATGAACCATGCTAACTCAAACAGGCACATTGTGTGA